The sequence below is a genomic window from Abyssisolibacter fermentans.
GCATATGTTTTATTAAAGGGCATCCCTTATGGAGAAATTGAATACTTTTATGATGATAAAGATATAATTTATCCAATTATCATTGTTTTAGCAGTAATACTGTTATTATTCTTATTTTTCATATTAACAAAAAGAAAAGTATTATATATAAAAGATCTGTCAGATGGACTTATAGAGATAGCAAAGGGAGATTTAGATTTTAAGATAGCTAAAAAGGGTAGTGATGAGTTAAGCTTGCTTGCAAAAAATATTAATAATATGAGTGAAGCCTTAAAGAATAAGATTGAAGAAGAAAGGAGAGCAGAGGCTACAAAAAATGAGTTAATTACTAATATATCTCACGATTTAAGGACACCTCTTACATCTATTATTGGCTATTTAGGATTAATAAAAGAGAAAAGATATCAGCATGAAAGAGAGCTAGATGAATACACTCATATTGCTTATAATAAAGCGAAAAAATTAAAATTACTTATAGATGATTTGTTTGAATATACAAAAGCAAGCAACAAAGGGCTAGAATTATGTAAAAGAGAGATAATACTTAATGATTTATTAGATCAGTTAATAGAAGAATTTGTACCTGTTTTTGAAGAGAATAACTTAAAAATAGAAAAAGAAATAACTGAGGAAAAAATAAAGCTTTTAATAGACCCAGATAAAACAGTAAGGGTATTTGAAAATCTACTTATGAATGCAGTAAAATATAGTCTTAAACCAGGGAAAATCAAAATATATATTTATAAAGAGGATAATAATGCAGTAGTTTGCATTCAAAATAAAGGTCGCAATATACCTAAAGAAGAATTACCCTATTTGTTTGAAAGGTTTTACAAAACAGACAAATCTAGAACATCTGATAATAAAGGAACTGGTCTTGGACTAGCCATAGCAAAAAGTGTTGTAGAGCTACAAGGAGGAAATATTTGGGTAGAATGTGAGGATGAAGATATAAGATTTTTTGTAAGCTTTAAGTGTTAAAAATTTCTACTAAGTTATTATTATACATTTTATTTGGATGTAGAGTTTATGTTGGACCTAGGTATAGTATTCTTTAAGGATTATAAATAAATGTTTTAGAGATAATGAAATATTAAATTATAAAAGACCAGTTCATAATGAGCTGGTCTTTTGATAGGTATTTAATTATTCAGCACAATTCATATCATAATATAGCATCAATGAAAATTGGAACAATAATAAACCGTTGTAATAAAATTAAACCATGCAACCTGTTGTTTTATCACGTTTTCAAATAATGTACTAAAATTGTTCCAAAAATTAAAATGTCTTAACTCAATAAAAGTGATTAAATGGCGTTTTGTAAGTTGGCATAAAATTTGCAATATGATTATCGTGTATTAGAATATATGAGAATAATAATTTAAAAGGATGTTGATAATAAATGAAAACACCACAAGAAATAACGAAGAATTTATATAGTAAAGCAGTATCTTTTCTAGAAAGACCATGCAGAGAAATATTAATAGGAGGTATTTTAGCAGGGGTTTTTGTTAGTCTTGCTGCTATTACATCAGTAACAGTATGTAGTGATATGAGTTCATACTTTGGTATTGGTTTTACAAAACTAGTATTTGGAATAGTGTTTAGTTTAGGATTAATACTTATTGTTTTATCAGGTAGTGAGCTTTTTACTGGCAGCAACCTTTATATTGTTCCAGTTTATAATAATAAAAAGCTAGTAAAAAAACTAGTTATTAAATGGTGTTTGATTTACGTAGCCAATCTAATAGGAGCTATTATAGTTATTTTTCTAATCTTAAATACAGGAATTCTGAACGATGAAATAATAAGCTCGTATTTAGTTAAAATTACAGATTCAAAACTTAAATTGACCATAGTACAGGCATTTGTGAGAGGAATATTGTGCAATTTTTTAGTGTGTTTAGCAGTAAGAGTTGGTGAAGCTTCAGATAGAGTATCGGGAAAGATAATAGGATATATATACGTAATAGGTGCGTTTGTTATAAATAGTTTTGAACATAGTATTGCCAATATGTTTTTTATACCAATTGGTATAATTTTAGGAGCAAAACAAGGATTAAATTATTCATGGTATACATTTATTTTTAATAACTTATTGCCAGTTACTTTAGGAAATATAGTTGGTGGAGCATTATTTGTTGGAACAGTGTATTATATTATGCATTGTAGATATTTTACTAATGGAGATAACTGTACAATGTTGAAAAATAGTAGGAGTGGTGATAGTGGAAATTTCTAGGCTCGAAATAAAAACAATAGATAGACCGAATATGACTTATGATATATCAGGTGTTTTTGTTAAATACAATGTAAACATAATATGGATGGAAGTATACACGTTTGTTGTATATGTGAAATTTAAAAAACTAGATTTGCATATGCAATCAATGATAAAAAATGAAATACTTTCTATAAATGGAGTAAAAAGCGTTAAAGAAATTAATTTGATTAGTGTAGAAGAAAGAGAGATAGAAATTAAGACTATTATGGATACAGTATGGCAGGGGATTATACTATTAAATAAAGATGAAAATATAAAATATATTAATAAATATGCTTTGGAAAACATTTTTTTTACATCAGAAATTGATGTAATAAATAAAAATATATCTGAATTACTATCAAATCATTATTATAAAATAAAAAAAATTCTAAAAAATGTAGAGAAATCCAGAGAAGTAGTGGATTTAGAAGTACCTTTTCATAATAAAAATTATTTATTGAGCATTAATTCAATGATAAGTGAAGATGATATTTTACTTGGGTACATTATTACATTACAAGATACTAAGAGAATGGATAAATTGTTAAGTCTAAAAAGATATGAAAATCGAATAACTTTTAAAGATATTATCGGAGAAAGTAATCAAATTGTTGATTCAATTAAAAATGCAAAAGTTTTTTCTCAATCCGATTCGTCAGTTTTAATAATGGGGGAAAGTGGTACGGGAAAAGAAATATTTGCAAGAGCTATACACAATTTAAGTAGCAGATCAACATATCCTTTCGTAGCTGTTAATTGTGGAGCAATTCCAGATCAATTGTTAGAAAGTGAATTGTTTGGATATGAAGGTGGAAGCTTTACAGGAGCTAAGAGCAATGGAAAATTAGGAATTTTTGAAATTGCTAATGGAGGAACTATATTTTTAGATGAAATTGGTGAAATGCCACCGCATTTACAAGTTAAATTACTAAGAGTATTACAAGAAAAGAAGATGAGAAAAATTGGTAGTGATAAGGAGACTAGTATTAACGTTAGGATTATATCTGCAACTAATAAAAATTTAAATAAGATGGTTAAATCGAATCAGTTTAGGCTTGATTTGTTTTATAGAATTAATATTTTTACATTAACAATTCCACCGCTTAGAGAAAGGAGGGAAGACATAAAGGTTTTAGTAGAATACTATGTTAAACAGTTTTCGAAAAAATATTATAAAGATATAAAAGGTATAACAACTAATGCTATGGATAAGTTAATGAATTATGAGTGGTATGGTAATGTAAGAGAATTGCAAAATGTAATAGAAAGGACAGTAGCTTTAAATTATACAGGTGAAATAAAACAACAAGATATCATGTTAAATAAATCTATAAACATAGAGTATACAAATACACCAACGTCGCTAAAAGATACTTTAGGTAGAATAGAGAAGGAAATAATCATTAAAGCTTTAAAGAACCACAATAGCATAAGAAAATGTGCAAAGACGCTAGGTGTAAGTCATACATTATTAATAAATAGAATGAAAAAATACCAAATCAATTATAGTGAGTGGAGGCATTAAAATGAATAAAGACATTATGACAAGATTAGTACGTTTGGGAGAAAAAATTCCTCAATCTACATCTATACCTAAGACGGTACCTATATACATGAGTTCATCTTTTTCGTTTGATGACGTAGAAACATTAGAAGATATATACAATGGAGAAAGCAAAGGATATGTATATTCCAG
It includes:
- a CDS encoding sigma 54-interacting transcriptional regulator — protein: MEISRLEIKTIDRPNMTYDISGVFVKYNVNIIWMEVYTFVVYVKFKKLDLHMQSMIKNEILSINGVKSVKEINLISVEEREIEIKTIMDTVWQGIILLNKDENIKYINKYALENIFFTSEIDVINKNISELLSNHYYKIKKILKNVEKSREVVDLEVPFHNKNYLLSINSMISEDDILLGYIITLQDTKRMDKLLSLKRYENRITFKDIIGESNQIVDSIKNAKVFSQSDSSVLIMGESGTGKEIFARAIHNLSSRSTYPFVAVNCGAIPDQLLESELFGYEGGSFTGAKSNGKLGIFEIANGGTIFLDEIGEMPPHLQVKLLRVLQEKKMRKIGSDKETSINVRIISATNKNLNKMVKSNQFRLDLFYRINIFTLTIPPLRERREDIKVLVEYYVKQFSKKYYKDIKGITTNAMDKLMNYEWYGNVRELQNVIERTVALNYTGEIKQQDIMLNKSINIEYTNTPTSLKDTLGRIEKEIIIKALKNHNSIRKCAKTLGVSHTLLINRMKKYQINYSEWRH
- a CDS encoding HAMP domain-containing sensor histidine kinase, whose protein sequence is MKDKLKKININIKALIRLYKYIKEKLTGNIRLELIGTIILCTVVSAVFFFVCMQFVGIFQIKKYVNYSDGLERMQNEVESLVMEIPKQQYSIYDKENVQKLVDGHADKGKILITDLDGKVIYKTNNADEIQVDIYNVIKNINENRYRYQEYWRWGQSIQEQVFIYSVNFKDERAYVLLKGIPYGEIEYFYDDKDIIYPIIIVLAVILLLFLFFILTKRKVLYIKDLSDGLIEIAKGDLDFKIAKKGSDELSLLAKNINNMSEALKNKIEEERRAEATKNELITNISHDLRTPLTSIIGYLGLIKEKRYQHERELDEYTHIAYNKAKKLKLLIDDLFEYTKASNKGLELCKREIILNDLLDQLIEEFVPVFEENNLKIEKEITEEKIKLLIDPDKTVRVFENLLMNAVKYSLKPGKIKIYIYKEDNNAVVCIQNKGRNIPKEELPYLFERFYKTDKSRTSDNKGTGLGLAIAKSVVELQGGNIWVECEDEDIRFFVSFKC
- a CDS encoding formate/nitrite transporter family protein; the protein is MKTPQEITKNLYSKAVSFLERPCREILIGGILAGVFVSLAAITSVTVCSDMSSYFGIGFTKLVFGIVFSLGLILIVLSGSELFTGSNLYIVPVYNNKKLVKKLVIKWCLIYVANLIGAIIVIFLILNTGILNDEIISSYLVKITDSKLKLTIVQAFVRGILCNFLVCLAVRVGEASDRVSGKIIGYIYVIGAFVINSFEHSIANMFFIPIGIILGAKQGLNYSWYTFIFNNLLPVTLGNIVGGALFVGTVYYIMHCRYFTNGDNCTMLKNSRSGDSGNF